One Methanolobus sp. WCC4 DNA segment encodes these proteins:
- a CDS encoding heparan-alpha-glucosaminide N-acetyltransferase, which produces MDTIPRERFFEVDAFRGIAILLMVTYHFFFDLDFLGIHEFNMHSGILLVTGRSAAILFIFLVGVSLTLSYSKASLSGKDKKAILIHNLKRGAGIFGWGLVITVVTATFLERGTIYFGILHLIGVSIILAYPFLRYRKLNLVLGLFFLSAHIFMDSAYADIPWLLWLGIKPHGFYTLDYFPLVPWFGLVLLGIFAGNSLYPDYRRSFRMCNCGENAVVRVLGYLGKRSLLIYLVHQPVIVGILFLFISI; this is translated from the coding sequence ATGGATACGATTCCCAGAGAACGATTCTTTGAAGTTGATGCCTTCCGCGGTATTGCTATCCTTCTGATGGTGACCTACCATTTCTTTTTCGATCTTGATTTTCTGGGTATCCATGAATTCAATATGCATTCCGGCATTCTTCTGGTGACAGGCAGAAGTGCTGCGATCCTTTTTATTTTCCTTGTCGGTGTTTCCCTTACGCTGAGCTATTCAAAGGCATCCCTGTCAGGTAAGGATAAAAAAGCGATCTTGATTCATAATCTCAAAAGAGGTGCAGGTATATTCGGCTGGGGTCTTGTCATCACAGTTGTAACAGCCACTTTCCTTGAACGAGGTACTATCTATTTCGGGATACTGCATCTGATAGGTGTCTCTATCATCCTTGCATATCCATTCCTGAGATACAGGAAATTGAACCTTGTTCTGGGTCTGTTTTTCCTGTCTGCACATATCTTTATGGATAGTGCCTATGCAGATATCCCCTGGCTTCTCTGGCTCGGCATCAAACCGCATGGATTCTATACCCTCGATTACTTCCCTCTGGTTCCATGGTTCGGTCTTGTCCTTCTGGGTATCTTTGCAGGGAACAGCCTTTATCCAGACTATAGGCGTAGTTTCAGGATGTGTAATTGCGGGGAGAATGCTGTTGTGAGGGTGCTTGGCTATCTGGGGAAGAGGTCATTGCTAATCTATCTGGTGCATCAGCCTGTGATCGTTGGGATATTGTTTTTGTTTATTTCGATCTGA
- a CDS encoding NTPase — protein MRRIAVTGKPGVGKSTVVARAVEKLDLKACGIRTAEILVHGKRQGFSIEDISSGRKGILSHVRCTGPKHGKYHVNLTDLDGIGTKAIRNALDCDIVVIDEVGPMELRSEDFIRAVEDVLDSDRPVLAVLHRSSTHPLAQRIREEFEVIVVDENNRDDLPEGIVEMFE, from the coding sequence ATGCGTCGAATAGCTGTAACTGGAAAACCAGGCGTAGGCAAATCGACTGTAGTAGCAAGGGCTGTGGAAAAACTTGATCTAAAAGCCTGTGGTATCAGGACTGCAGAGATACTTGTTCATGGCAAACGACAGGGCTTTTCGATAGAAGATATCTCTTCTGGCAGGAAAGGCATCCTGAGTCATGTCAGATGTACCGGTCCGAAACATGGGAAGTACCATGTGAACCTTACGGACCTTGATGGTATAGGTACTAAAGCAATCAGGAATGCCCTTGATTGTGATATTGTGGTCATAGACGAGGTAGGGCCTATGGAACTCAGGTCTGAGGACTTCATTCGGGCCGTTGAGGATGTGCTGGATTCTGACAGGCCTGTACTTGCTGTGCTTCACAGGTCAAGCACACATCCGCTGGCACAGAGAATAAGGGAGGAGTTCGAGGTTATTGTTGTTGATGAAAATAACAGGGACGATCTGCCAGAGGGGATAGTCGAGATGTTTGAATAG
- a CDS encoding pirin family protein: MGNIRKIRKILKSMPTVEGAGVHLKRAFGFNHVPELDPFLLLDDFHSNDPKKYIMGFPWHPHKGIETITYVLQGNVEHGDSMGNKGATGPGDVQWMTAGSGIIHQEMPKGDADKNLWGFQLWANLPASHKMMDPRYQEVKSDQIPEITRDNGIRIKIICGSIDGVQGPVTDIVTDPEYFDIEVPADTSFEYPTKPGYTVLAYVIEGEGCFDPGNDQYSYEIDGAKYFDLESGSGPDIGKENLIMFDDGDSIVVRAGKDGVRFLLMTGKPIGEPVAWYGPVVMNTQEELQQAFEDYRNGTFVK, translated from the coding sequence ATGGGGAATATCAGAAAGATACGCAAGATACTGAAGAGTATGCCTACTGTGGAAGGAGCGGGAGTACACCTGAAGAGAGCATTCGGATTCAATCACGTACCGGAACTTGACCCGTTCCTGTTACTGGACGACTTCCACTCGAACGACCCGAAGAAATACATCATGGGTTTCCCCTGGCACCCTCACAAAGGGATCGAGACCATAACATACGTGCTTCAGGGGAATGTGGAACACGGAGACAGCATGGGCAATAAAGGAGCCACAGGTCCCGGAGATGTGCAATGGATGACCGCAGGCAGTGGCATAATCCATCAGGAGATGCCAAAAGGCGATGCTGATAAGAACCTCTGGGGATTCCAGTTATGGGCAAACCTGCCTGCATCCCATAAGATGATGGACCCTCGCTACCAGGAAGTGAAGAGCGACCAGATACCCGAGATTACCAGAGACAACGGAATACGTATCAAGATAATCTGCGGCAGCATAGATGGAGTTCAGGGACCTGTCACGGACATAGTCACAGACCCGGAATACTTCGACATAGAAGTACCTGCAGATACCTCTTTTGAATACCCTACAAAGCCCGGTTACACCGTACTGGCCTATGTGATAGAAGGAGAAGGATGCTTCGACCCCGGAAACGACCAGTATTCATACGAAATTGACGGAGCAAAGTACTTCGACCTCGAGAGCGGTTCTGGACCGGATATCGGAAAAGAGAATCTCATCATGTTCGACGACGGTGACAGCATAGTTGTCAGAGCCGGCAAAGATGGCGTCCGTTTCCTGCTGATGACCGGAAAGCCGATAGGCGAACCAGTTGCCTGGTACGGACCTGTTGTCATGAACACGCAGGAAGAATTGCAACAGGCTTTTGAGGATTACAGGAACGGGACTTTTGTGAAATGA